One window of the Syntrophomonadaceae bacterium genome contains the following:
- a CDS encoding DUF3048 domain-containing protein yields MRRIVIAGCLMFLILAFSGCGQKPADKPPAPDPHQVLREQPVKEEPPEPGILNPLTNQRVQTTTNLIAVMIDNQPRARPQSGLSKADIVWEIKAEGLVTRFMALFYGDPPDIVGPVRSARPYYMALAKEWDAYYAHVGGSNDAISKIDEWKIRSINDLRGHPGFYVDNTRQRPHSTYLNLAKALENKSPNGTFPNWKFEVPEVGSPDYVEIKLNYDKQNKVTYSFSVEKQAYLRLQNNSPMVDRITGEQIFVRNIVIQYARHRNLNNELKHVEVEIIGEGEAEYFLGGRYLKGSWRKKDLSAPTEFLDAQGRSIAFAPGNTWIQVVRSPSQVEKSK; encoded by the coding sequence GTGAGGCGTATAGTTATTGCCGGATGTCTCATGTTTTTGATTTTGGCCTTTAGCGGATGCGGCCAAAAACCGGCTGATAAACCGCCGGCACCAGACCCTCACCAGGTGTTGAGGGAGCAACCTGTAAAGGAAGAGCCGCCTGAGCCAGGCATTTTAAACCCTCTGACCAATCAAAGGGTACAAACTACTACTAATCTGATTGCAGTAATGATCGATAACCAGCCCAGGGCCCGGCCCCAATCGGGTTTATCCAAGGCAGATATAGTCTGGGAAATTAAAGCTGAAGGTCTGGTCACCAGGTTTATGGCCCTGTTCTACGGGGATCCGCCGGATATTGTGGGTCCAGTGCGCAGCGCCAGGCCTTATTATATGGCCCTGGCTAAGGAGTGGGATGCCTATTATGCTCATGTGGGCGGCTCCAATGATGCCATTAGTAAGATAGACGAATGGAAGATCAGAAGCATTAACGACCTGAGGGGACATCCCGGGTTTTACGTTGATAACACCAGGCAAAGGCCCCATAGTACATATCTGAACCTGGCAAAGGCTCTGGAAAACAAGTCTCCGAACGGGACTTTTCCGAATTGGAAGTTCGAAGTCCCTGAGGTGGGCAGCCCTGATTATGTGGAAATCAAACTGAACTACGACAAGCAGAACAAGGTAACTTATTCCTTTTCCGTTGAAAAGCAAGCTTACCTGCGGCTGCAAAACAATTCTCCCATGGTTGACCGGATAACCGGTGAGCAGATCTTCGTTCGAAATATAGTTATCCAGTATGCCAGGCACCGGAATTTGAATAACGAACTGAAGCATGTTGAAGTTGAAATAATCGGAGAGGGGGAAGCGGAGTATTTTCTGGGTGGCCGCTACCTGAAGGGATCCTGGCGGAAAAAAGACTTGTCCGCCCCCACGGAATTTTTGGATGCACAGGGTCGCTCCATCGCCTTTGCTCCTGGGAATACCTGGATCCAGGTGGTGCGGTCTCCGAGCCAGGTAGAAAAAAGTAAATAA
- a CDS encoding PAS domain-containing protein: protein MLFSSYLKEVLKKMPSALVVVNAIGAVLHLNGAAEKALDISASQAKGHRFADLFFAGVESEGQGHYFHPLLETLATGKEYTDALSWLMLNNKIRHYFYTTRRLYHWDGRARGAFIIFQDITEVTQRQEVTMPRGTRHQVALHLLERQSEYILANINTGVLGWDKSGIITMLNKNGKSILSIDAQEAIGQPVSLVLKHIDCFNNALIQALNMQQPLIAEEAEITVRGQEKHLLVNGQQFVDEESGLINYVVLFQDISELKRSQEITRRQDKLASIGQLAAGMAHEIRNPLTSIKGFVQLLNRNSAQDLSKKSQEYLAIIAEEINRTDKIISDFLLFAKPRRPERRLCHINQLLVSAADLTENTCLMRGIAMKRDLQPNLPPVFIDQDQITQVLINLLSNAVDATEGCPNPVIFVSCGTTPGWIWINVKDTGIGMSAENLRKVCTPFFSTKDHGTGLGLSIAYNIVREHGGTLDFESQEGTGTTVTLKLPVITLETGALLQG from the coding sequence ATGCTGTTTTCCTCCTACCTGAAGGAAGTCTTGAAAAAGATGCCTTCTGCCCTGGTAGTGGTCAACGCTATAGGCGCCGTGCTCCATCTTAACGGAGCAGCCGAGAAGGCCCTTGACATTTCTGCCAGCCAAGCAAAAGGACACCGTTTCGCTGATCTTTTTTTTGCCGGGGTTGAAAGCGAGGGGCAGGGGCATTATTTCCATCCCCTGCTAGAAACATTGGCCACAGGGAAAGAGTATACCGACGCTTTGTCCTGGCTGATGCTGAACAATAAGATCAGGCACTATTTTTACACCACCCGCCGCCTGTATCACTGGGATGGAAGGGCACGGGGAGCTTTTATCATCTTTCAAGACATTACCGAGGTCACCCAGCGACAAGAAGTAACTATGCCCAGGGGAACCCGCCACCAGGTGGCCTTGCATCTTTTAGAACGCCAGTCGGAATACATTCTGGCCAATATCAACACCGGGGTTTTGGGATGGGACAAGTCGGGCATTATTACCATGCTGAATAAAAACGGCAAAAGCATTTTAAGCATTGACGCCCAGGAAGCCATCGGACAGCCTGTCTCCCTGGTCTTGAAGCATATCGACTGTTTTAACAACGCCCTGATTCAAGCTTTAAATATGCAGCAGCCTCTGATTGCGGAAGAAGCTGAGATTACCGTCCGCGGCCAGGAGAAACACCTGCTCGTAAACGGCCAGCAGTTTGTTGATGAAGAATCCGGGTTGATCAATTATGTTGTCCTCTTTCAGGATATCTCCGAATTGAAGCGAAGCCAGGAAATCACCCGGCGGCAGGATAAGCTGGCCAGCATTGGCCAGTTAGCCGCCGGCATGGCCCATGAAATCAGAAATCCCCTGACATCGATCAAGGGGTTTGTCCAGCTGTTAAACCGCAACTCTGCCCAGGACCTGAGCAAAAAGAGCCAGGAGTACCTGGCCATAATTGCCGAAGAAATTAACCGCACAGATAAAATCATTTCTGACTTTTTATTGTTCGCCAAACCCCGGCGGCCGGAAAGAAGGCTGTGCCACATAAATCAGCTGCTGGTATCTGCTGCGGACCTGACGGAAAACACCTGCTTAATGCGCGGAATTGCCATGAAAAGAGACTTGCAGCCAAACCTGCCGCCGGTTTTTATCGACCAGGACCAGATTACTCAGGTCTTGATCAACCTGTTAAGCAATGCAGTTGATGCAACAGAGGGCTGCCCCAACCCCGTCATCTTTGTTTCTTGCGGCACCACTCCGGGATGGATCTGGATTAATGTCAAGGATACGGGTATTGGCATGTCAGCGGAAAACCTGCGCAAGGTTTGCACCCCATTTTTCTCCACCAAGGACCATGGTACCGGCCTCGGTCTCAGCATTGCCTACAATATTGTTCGAGAGCACGGCGGCACACTTGATTTTGAGAGCCAGGAAGGAACCGGAACCACCGTGACCCTAAAGCTGCCCGTAATAACCCTTGAAACCGGCGCCTTGCTGCAAGGCTAA
- a CDS encoding DUF1540 domain-containing protein, with the protein MAGRVNRSDSPIGRVKCVVSTCMFYDTGDRCKAESIEIQPPNAKDTKATDCATFAPRGGGM; encoded by the coding sequence ATGGCCGGCAGAGTAAACAGAAGCGATTCGCCTATCGGGCGGGTTAAATGTGTGGTCAGCACCTGCATGTTTTATGATACCGGTGACCGGTGCAAGGCCGAAAGCATCGAGATCCAGCCACCCAATGCCAAGGATACCAAAGCTACGGACTGTGCCACATTTGCTCCCCGCGGCGGCGGAATGTAA
- a CDS encoding cupin domain-containing protein: protein MAQNLVHVAPGITRQIVIDGEKLMQVRFTIQAGSKIPSHFHPHEQVPLVLQGRLLFVLEGKEHSLGPGDSLLCLANQAHSAVALEDTIVVDTFSPPREDFR, encoded by the coding sequence ATGGCCCAAAATCTTGTTCATGTTGCTCCGGGAATAACAAGGCAAATCGTGATTGACGGGGAAAAACTGATGCAAGTAAGGTTCACGATCCAGGCTGGAAGCAAAATACCCTCCCACTTCCATCCCCATGAACAGGTTCCGCTAGTCCTGCAGGGACGCCTCCTTTTTGTCCTGGAAGGAAAAGAACACAGCTTAGGCCCCGGAGACAGCCTGCTTTGCCTTGCAAACCAGGCGCATTCCGCGGTAGCGCTTGAGGATACGATAGTTGTTGATACCTTCTCACCTCCGCGGGAAGATTTCAGGTAA
- a CDS encoding diacylglycerol kinase family lipid kinase, with product MEATFLVNPVAGRGKGLKVWRQLEHELRQKKVLYRVLYTEYSGAATDLARQLTNQGCSRLVVVGGDGTLQEVVNGLALDQVLLGVIPSGTGNDFARSIGIPGEPSAALGVAMNGHEKRLDLGLIDGRYFLNLAGIGFDAQVAKEVNDNFKLLGGTTAYLAAVFKVLLTYRNQPLRVEMGGQTWEGKALFAAIGNGQYVGGGMRVVPQAQLDDGLLHLCIAGDVGKLDTLATLPKIFSGAHTRHPLVYQAAAKEVTVISPVPVPVHVDGELMGTTPVTFRIVAKVLRFAAAGVYSADCNWPDNSL from the coding sequence GTGGAGGCAACGTTTTTAGTTAATCCGGTAGCAGGGCGGGGCAAGGGCTTGAAAGTCTGGCGGCAATTAGAACATGAGCTCCGCCAAAAAAAGGTCCTCTACCGAGTGCTCTATACCGAGTATAGTGGGGCAGCTACCGATCTGGCCAGGCAACTGACAAACCAGGGGTGTTCCCGCCTGGTGGTGGTGGGCGGTGACGGCACCTTGCAGGAAGTAGTCAATGGGTTGGCCTTGGATCAGGTGCTGCTGGGGGTTATTCCCAGCGGTACCGGAAATGATTTTGCCAGGAGTATCGGCATCCCGGGGGAACCTTCAGCCGCACTGGGCGTGGCTATGAATGGGCACGAAAAAAGGCTGGATTTGGGTCTGATTGATGGCCGTTATTTTTTGAACCTGGCCGGAATAGGTTTCGATGCCCAGGTGGCCAAGGAAGTAAACGATAACTTTAAATTGCTGGGCGGAACAACAGCTTACCTGGCGGCAGTTTTTAAAGTCCTGCTTACCTACCGCAACCAGCCTTTAAGGGTAGAAATGGGCGGCCAAACCTGGGAGGGGAAGGCCCTGTTTGCCGCTATCGGCAATGGCCAGTATGTCGGAGGCGGGATGCGGGTGGTGCCGCAGGCCCAGCTCGATGATGGCTTGTTGCACCTGTGCATTGCCGGGGATGTAGGGAAACTCGATACACTCGCTACTCTTCCAAAGATTTTTAGCGGCGCCCACACCAGGCATCCCCTGGTCTACCAGGCGGCGGCCAAGGAGGTCACTGTTATTTCACCTGTTCCTGTTCCCGTTCATGTCGATGGAGAGTTGATGGGGACTACTCCGGTTACTTTCCGCATAGTTGCTAAAGTTTTACGGTTCGCGGCTGCCGGAGTCTATTCTGCTGATTGTAATTGGCCTGATAATAGTTTATAA
- a CDS encoding FAD-binding protein produces the protein MKQRYDVVIIGAGPAGIFTALELFRKNSHLDILMVDLGRDIRQRFCPARDKGRCSKCEPCNITSGWSGAGAFSDGKLSLSPAVGGRLGEYMEEDLVKDLIAYADQIYLEFGARPEVYGLNNKRVDDLVYESSKFNIQLVPCPVRHLGTEMAFEVLHRMYDYLERQPGFKFASMVKAEEILTDNGRVTGVIVRDKSRETKEIFADWVVVAPGRGGAHWLAEQTGKLGIETESNEVDIGVRVEVPNSIMDHLTEDLYEAKLIYYSDTFDNKVRSFCMNPGGIVSEEHYDGQIAVVNGHSYGSRELKTSNTNFALLVSTRFTHPFNEPILYGKYIAQLANMLTGGPVMVQRLGDLLRGRRTDYDRLKKSTTIPTLKSAVPGDLSYVLPQRYLTSIVETLEAFDRIAPGLYAKNTLLYGVEVKFYSSKVAVQDNFMTSIDNLYAIGDGAGITRGLMQASVTGVVVARDICSQKS, from the coding sequence TTGAAGCAGAGATATGACGTGGTCATCATTGGGGCCGGTCCGGCTGGTATATTTACCGCGCTGGAACTTTTCCGGAAGAATTCGCACCTCGATATTTTGATGGTGGATTTGGGCCGGGACATCAGGCAAAGATTTTGTCCCGCCAGGGATAAAGGCAGGTGCAGCAAGTGCGAACCCTGCAATATCACCAGCGGCTGGTCTGGCGCCGGGGCCTTCAGTGACGGAAAGCTGTCCCTATCCCCTGCTGTCGGCGGCAGGTTAGGCGAATATATGGAAGAAGACCTGGTAAAAGACCTGATTGCCTACGCGGATCAGATTTACCTGGAATTTGGCGCCCGGCCGGAAGTATATGGCTTGAACAACAAGCGCGTCGACGACCTGGTTTATGAATCGTCCAAATTCAATATCCAGCTGGTGCCCTGCCCTGTTCGCCATTTAGGGACAGAAATGGCCTTTGAAGTTCTCCATCGGATGTATGATTACCTGGAGCGGCAGCCTGGTTTTAAATTTGCTTCAATGGTTAAGGCCGAGGAAATCCTGACTGATAACGGCAGAGTTACGGGAGTAATCGTGCGGGATAAAAGCAGGGAAACCAAAGAGATCTTTGCTGATTGGGTTGTGGTAGCGCCTGGCAGGGGCGGAGCCCACTGGCTGGCGGAGCAGACCGGCAAACTGGGCATCGAGACTGAGAGCAACGAGGTAGACATCGGAGTGCGGGTTGAGGTCCCAAATTCGATCATGGACCACCTGACCGAGGACCTTTACGAGGCCAAGCTGATCTATTATTCCGATACCTTTGACAATAAAGTCAGGTCCTTTTGCATGAATCCCGGCGGGATTGTGTCGGAAGAACACTATGACGGGCAAATCGCGGTGGTAAACGGGCATAGCTATGGCAGCCGGGAACTAAAAACCTCCAACACCAACTTTGCTTTGCTGGTATCCACCCGCTTTACCCATCCGTTTAATGAGCCAATCCTGTACGGCAAATATATCGCCCAACTGGCGAACATGCTGACCGGCGGCCCGGTGATGGTGCAGCGGCTGGGTGATCTACTGCGGGGCCGGCGAACCGACTATGACCGGCTAAAAAAGTCCACCACCATTCCAACCTTGAAAAGCGCGGTGCCTGGGGACTTAAGCTATGTCCTGCCCCAGCGCTACCTGACCTCGATTGTGGAGACTTTAGAAGCCTTTGACCGGATCGCCCCGGGCCTGTACGCCAAAAACACGCTGCTTTACGGGGTAGAGGTAAAGTTTTACTCCTCTAAAGTGGCTGTGCAGGACAATTTTATGACTTCAATAGATAATTTATACGCGATTGGCGACGGAGCAGGAATTACCCGCGGGCTGATGCAGGCCTCTGTCACAGGGGTTGTGGTTGCCCGGGATATTTGCTCCCAAAAAAGCTAG
- a CDS encoding adenylosuccinate synthase gives MSAVVLIGAQWGDEGKGKITDYLAQEADLVVRYQGGNNAGHTVVVEKRTFKLHLIPSGILYPGTQCIIGNGVVIDPGVLVKELEQLRQQGVSSHNLRISDCAHLVMPYHQKLDEMQETQRGAYKIGTTKRGVGPAYADKAARTGIRMADLLNREIFAELLARNLEEKNHLLAQVYGAEGFVFEEVLERYLSYGEKLRSLVTDTSLAINQAIKEGKRVLFEGAQGTLLDLDHGTYPYVTSSYPTAGGACIGAGVGPTKISSVLGVAKAYVTRVGEGPFPTELTGPEGEHLRQRGYEFGTTTGRPRRCGWQDMVILRYAVRVSGLDGLILTKLDVLDEMDTLRICTGYRYRNSMINEFPHSLHVLAQCEPVYEEMPGWRQDISEAREYGELPVKARDYISRIEELAGVPVKLVAVGPGRHQTVIKDPIF, from the coding sequence TTGTCAGCAGTAGTTTTAATTGGCGCCCAGTGGGGCGATGAGGGGAAAGGGAAGATCACCGATTACCTGGCCCAAGAGGCCGATCTGGTAGTGCGGTACCAGGGCGGCAACAATGCAGGCCATACGGTGGTAGTAGAAAAACGTACCTTTAAATTGCATCTGATCCCATCTGGCATTTTGTATCCTGGTACCCAGTGCATAATCGGCAATGGGGTAGTCATCGATCCCGGCGTTTTGGTCAAAGAACTGGAACAATTGCGCCAGCAGGGGGTTTCCAGTCACAACCTTCGCATCAGCGATTGCGCTCATCTGGTGATGCCGTATCATCAGAAACTCGACGAGATGCAGGAGACCCAGCGGGGAGCCTACAAGATCGGCACAACAAAAAGGGGTGTGGGGCCTGCCTATGCGGACAAAGCGGCCCGGACCGGCATTCGCATGGCTGATCTCCTGAACAGGGAAATTTTTGCTGAGCTTTTAGCCAGAAACCTGGAAGAAAAAAACCACCTCCTGGCCCAAGTCTATGGGGCGGAAGGATTTGTCTTTGAAGAAGTCCTGGAGCGGTACCTTTCTTACGGGGAAAAGCTGCGTTCCCTGGTTACGGATACATCTTTGGCCATCAACCAGGCCATCAAGGAAGGAAAAAGAGTGCTGTTTGAAGGCGCCCAGGGAACCCTGCTTGACCTTGATCACGGAACCTATCCATACGTAACTTCTTCTTATCCGACTGCCGGAGGGGCCTGCATCGGGGCCGGAGTCGGGCCCACAAAGATCAGCAGTGTCCTGGGAGTTGCCAAAGCCTATGTGACCCGGGTGGGAGAAGGCCCTTTTCCCACTGAACTGACAGGTCCGGAAGGAGAGCACCTCCGCCAGCGGGGATACGAATTCGGGACCACCACCGGCCGTCCCCGCCGCTGCGGCTGGCAAGATATGGTTATCCTGCGCTATGCCGTGCGGGTTAGCGGGCTGGACGGTCTGATCCTGACCAAGCTTGATGTGCTGGACGAAATGGATACCCTGCGGATCTGCACAGGCTACCGTTATCGCAACAGCATGATCAATGAGTTTCCGCACAGCCTTCATGTCCTGGCCCAGTGTGAGCCGGTCTATGAGGAGATGCCCGGCTGGCGGCAGGACATCAGCGAGGCCCGGGAATACGGCGAACTGCCTGTCAAGGCAAGAGATTATATCAGCCGGATCGAAGAATTGGCCGGAGTGCCCGTTAAACTTGTGGCAGTTGGTCCTGGGCGGCATCAGACTGTTATTAAAGATCCCATTTTCTGA
- a CDS encoding HAMP domain-containing protein: protein MLCYYWFASKALLDSSKTSMQNVVLKQAEFIEYWIEERERYIANLAAEEFLYTKDRTAVQAFLEQKFPQSLDFSVLKMANIEGITIAASSGPAGIFVGDRDYYLAAVYGRPGHTYISEVLFSRASGIPSLVIASPVARGDQVVGVLIGVVDMERISRLLCVLDLGQTGESFLINKQGYLLTEAKYAQELIQKGVIQGSVVLNLKSGLDTERIWYSQSGTVRYQDYRGRPVLAAYYVMPEMKWALVIKKDIEEILARTGEHALGIGLLIGLAASLLFLPVFMVIVKRLIEEPLCSLAGAAQRIAAGELGCTVDNLASPWEINTLTQSFNTMSTRLKEYHFRLLAQVDLIETQKAELGYQNEELLRAQTGLLEINR, encoded by the coding sequence ATGCTTTGTTATTACTGGTTTGCCAGCAAGGCCCTGTTAGATTCCAGCAAGACCAGCATGCAGAATGTGGTCTTGAAACAAGCTGAGTTTATTGAATACTGGATCGAAGAAAGGGAGCGATATATCGCAAACCTGGCCGCCGAGGAGTTCCTGTATACCAAGGACAGGACGGCTGTTCAGGCTTTTTTGGAGCAAAAGTTTCCCCAGTCCCTTGATTTTTCCGTTTTGAAAATGGCCAATATAGAAGGTATAACAATAGCGGCATCCAGTGGACCGGCAGGTATTTTCGTTGGTGACCGGGACTATTACCTGGCGGCTGTTTACGGGCGTCCGGGCCATACTTATATATCAGAGGTATTGTTCAGCCGGGCTTCCGGCATTCCTTCGCTTGTGATAGCTTCCCCAGTAGCAAGGGGGGATCAGGTAGTCGGGGTTCTAATCGGTGTGGTAGACATGGAGCGGATCAGCAGACTGTTGTGCGTCCTGGATCTGGGCCAAACCGGCGAATCTTTTTTAATCAATAAACAGGGGTATTTACTTACAGAAGCGAAATATGCTCAGGAATTAATACAAAAAGGTGTAATCCAGGGGTCCGTGGTGCTCAATCTTAAATCGGGGTTGGACACTGAGCGGATCTGGTATTCGCAAAGCGGGACGGTCCGGTATCAAGACTACCGTGGCCGGCCGGTTTTGGCGGCTTATTATGTAATGCCGGAAATGAAATGGGCGCTGGTAATAAAAAAGGATATTGAGGAGATTTTGGCCAGGACAGGTGAGCATGCTCTGGGGATTGGCCTTCTAATCGGCTTGGCGGCTTCCTTATTATTTCTGCCTGTTTTTATGGTCATTGTTAAACGCCTGATCGAAGAGCCGCTTTGTTCATTAGCCGGTGCTGCTCAAAGAATCGCCGCAGGTGAATTAGGCTGCACTGTTGATAATTTGGCCTCCCCATGGGAAATCAATACACTCACGCAATCTTTTAACACCATGTCCACCCGCCTGAAAGAATATCATTTCCGGCTGCTGGCACAGGTAGACCTGATTGAAACCCAAAAAGCGGAACTCGGTTATCAAAACGAAGAACTCCTGCGGGCTCAGACCGGCTTGCTGGAAATAAACCGGTAG
- a CDS encoding GGDEF domain-containing protein, whose amino-acid sequence MEELATTDPLTGLYNRRYAMARLHSEAARALRYGYPMAVIMVDVDSFKQVNDRMGHQSGDRVLAEIAALLANGVRHTDVVCRLGGENFLVILSMSGVREAAQLAEQLRDKIQNHSFFGSNLQVTISQGIASLETGSQGVSLNLLIEDLLNRADHNLHQSKETRNHIAW is encoded by the coding sequence CTGGAGGAACTGGCGACCACCGATCCCCTCACCGGGCTGTATAACCGGAGGTATGCCATGGCCAGGCTCCATTCAGAAGCAGCCAGGGCTTTGCGCTATGGTTATCCCATGGCTGTGATTATGGTGGATGTTGATTCTTTTAAGCAAGTCAATGACCGGATGGGTCACCAGAGCGGGGACCGGGTGTTGGCAGAGATCGCGGCCCTATTGGCCAATGGAGTGCGCCATACCGATGTGGTCTGCCGGTTAGGCGGTGAGAATTTTCTCGTTATTTTGTCCATGTCCGGAGTGCGGGAGGCGGCTCAATTGGCAGAGCAGCTGCGGGATAAAATACAAAACCATTCGTTTTTTGGGAGTAACCTTCAGGTGACGATCAGCCAGGGAATTGCCAGCCTGGAAACAGGATCTCAGGGCGTGTCACTTAACCTGTTAATCGAGGACCTCCTGAACAGGGCAGATCATAACCTGCATCAGTCCAAAGAAACGAGAAATCATATTGCCTGGTAG
- a CDS encoding fused MFS/spermidine synthase, which yields MVSSLLMGGSALELNHKITGYGYTGVLLALSFLVGMPAIAISSCTIILQRSAYNEKISPWQLYFYSNAGSIFALLIYPTVIENFISTTQFLTMWRFALILLSLGILKASFSFKNQNENKEIEEESPENLPSKAILKWLVLSAVASMCLSITSSIITQDVASIPLLWALPLATFLLAFSLPFAPKPVLANIVGYAINSGLVVVFFLLLTRKYVPGIQISTALYNLVLFFNVWVCVTGLVKSRPDPNKLQYFYTMIALGGLIGTALISIVCPLVFDSYLERYLIIPLVFLLPVLIEDRIKFIKDEYWHKVRKGIIIVAMLGVSIAYVQINEIDHSQGEKVYYPIHRSRSMYGVITVKEARQNDAILHRTLIHGNTLHGKQDMTNNTLDNTRPTTYYSLKSPLGLIYDLMLQREKEMEVLIIGLGAGTINYYSKPNINTTFFEIDEEMVKIAKEYFSFLELNADKINIEVGDGRKLLEGKQDGSYSIIIVDAFSSDSIPQHLITAEAVLLYLQKLKKDGILLIHTSNRYVRIEKIVKVILDSLGYHSYIFNSPADADGYTSKWVIGSKEPVHSLEKREELLIIDTDGLRNKMWTDAYSPILPYLR from the coding sequence TTGGTTTCCAGTTTGCTGATGGGTGGTTCAGCGCTGGAATTAAATCATAAAATCACCGGCTATGGATACACGGGAGTGCTTTTAGCCCTATCTTTTCTGGTGGGCATGCCGGCAATCGCGATCAGTTCCTGCACTATTATTCTGCAAAGGTCAGCCTATAACGAAAAAATCAGTCCCTGGCAATTGTATTTCTATTCAAACGCAGGTTCTATTTTTGCCCTTTTAATATACCCTACTGTGATAGAAAATTTCATCAGCACAACTCAATTTCTTACTATGTGGAGGTTTGCTTTAATACTTTTAAGTTTGGGAATATTGAAGGCGTCCTTTAGCTTTAAAAATCAAAATGAAAATAAAGAAATTGAGGAAGAGTCTCCGGAAAACCTGCCCTCTAAGGCAATACTTAAATGGCTTGTCTTAAGTGCAGTAGCCTCCATGTGCTTAAGTATAACCTCAAGCATAATAACACAGGATGTAGCGTCAATTCCGCTTTTGTGGGCACTGCCGCTGGCAACATTTTTGCTGGCTTTTTCACTGCCCTTTGCCCCCAAACCAGTATTGGCGAATATAGTTGGCTATGCAATAAACTCGGGCCTGGTAGTGGTATTTTTTCTTTTGCTGACAAGAAAATATGTGCCAGGCATTCAAATAAGCACCGCCTTATATAACCTGGTGCTGTTCTTTAATGTATGGGTATGTGTTACAGGACTTGTTAAATCAAGGCCCGATCCAAATAAATTGCAGTATTTTTATACCATGATCGCCCTGGGAGGACTTATCGGCACAGCACTTATTAGCATAGTCTGTCCTCTGGTATTCGACAGCTATCTTGAGCGATATTTAATAATCCCATTGGTGTTTTTGCTGCCAGTATTAATAGAGGACAGGATTAAATTTATTAAGGATGAGTACTGGCACAAGGTTAGAAAAGGAATTATTATTGTTGCAATGCTCGGCGTATCAATTGCCTATGTCCAGATAAATGAAATTGATCACAGCCAGGGAGAGAAAGTATATTACCCTATTCACAGGAGCAGGTCTATGTACGGGGTTATAACAGTAAAAGAGGCCAGACAGAATGATGCTATTTTGCACAGGACCCTGATCCATGGAAACACATTGCACGGCAAGCAGGATATGACCAATAATACATTGGACAATACCAGGCCCACTACTTATTATAGTTTAAAATCGCCCCTTGGGCTGATTTATGATTTGATGCTCCAAAGAGAAAAAGAAATGGAAGTATTAATAATTGGCCTGGGGGCAGGAACAATCAATTATTACAGCAAACCCAACATAAACACAACATTTTTTGAAATAGATGAAGAAATGGTGAAAATAGCAAAAGAATACTTCTCCTTTCTTGAATTAAATGCAGATAAGATTAATATCGAAGTAGGCGATGGAAGAAAACTCCTGGAAGGAAAGCAGGATGGCAGTTATTCTATTATAATTGTGGATGCTTTTTCAAGTGATTCTATTCCGCAGCACCTGATTACAGCTGAAGCAGTTCTGCTTTATTTGCAAAAACTCAAAAAAGACGGGATTTTATTAATACATACTTCAAACAGGTATGTCAGGATTGAAAAAATAGTTAAGGTTATTCTGGATAGCTTAGGGTATCATTCTTACATCTTTAATTCCCCCGCCGATGCAGACGGCTACACCAGCAAATGGGTGATTGGAAGCAAAGAGCCGGTTCACAGCCTGGAAAAAAGAGAGGAATTGCTAATTATTGATACCGATGGTTTAAGGAATAAAATGTGGACCGATGCCTATTCGCCAATTTTACCCTATCTGCGGTAA